DNA from Paenibacillus sp. JQZ6Y-1:
GCTTTATTCGATTCCCGGCTATGTACCCAATCCGCTGGAGTTGAAGGAATCCTGCTATTTCCATGAACGGTGTGAGCATTGCATGGACATCTGCCGCAATCAGCAACCGCCGCTGCGAAAGCTGGACAACGGACAGAAGACTGCTTGCTGGCTGTACGAAAAGGAGGTCGCTGCACATGTCTGATCAGGTATATGCTACGCCCTCTATGTCATCAGCCGCATCCTCTGTACAACAGCCACTGCTGGACATTCGCAATCTGAAAAAGTATTTTCCGGTCAAATCCGGTCTGCTTGGTCGTACTGTCGGTCATGTCAAAGCCGTCGATGACATCAGCCTGACGATCCGTCCGGGCGAAACCTTCGGTCTAGTCGGTGAATCCGGCAGCGGCAAATCGACGGTTGGACGTACTGCCATTCGTTTAACTGACAAAACGGCAGGCGATGTACACTTCGACGGGATTGATCTGTATAACGTATCGCCGCAGGAGCTGCGTCGGTTGCGCCCGCGTATGCAGTTGATTTTCCAAGACCCGTATAGCTCACTCAATCCGCGTGTACGCATTGGTGATGCGATTGGGGAGGCGCTGCTGGATCACGGACTCGCGCCAGAGCATGAGATTCGTGAGCGGGTACAGGATGTACTGGCATCCTGCGGATTATCGTCGTATCATATCGACCGATTTCCACACGAATTCTCCGGTGGTCAGCGTCAGCGGATCGGGATTGCACGCGCGTTGATTCTCAACCCTGATCTGATCATCGCGGATGAGCCAGTATCTGCGCTGGATGTGTCCATTCAGGCGCAGATTATCAATCTATTCAGTCATTTGCAGGAAACGCGTGGACTGACCTATCTGTTCATCTCGCATGATCTGAGTGTAGTAGAGCATCTGTGCACAACGATTGGCGTGATGTATCTCGGTTCGATGGTAGAAAAAGCGCCGCGTGACGAGCTGTTCAAGCATCCACTGCATCCGTATACCAAGGCGCTGCTGTCCGCCGTGCCAATTCCGATTCCGCGTTTGAAGCGGGAACGGATTGTACTGAAAGGCGATATTCCAAGCCCGGTGAATCCGCCGTCTGGCTGCAAGTTCCATACACGCTGTCCGTTTGCGATGCAGCGCTGTATAGAGGAGATTCCAGAGTTCCGCGAGGTAGCGCCAGATCATCAGGTGGCGTGTCATTTGGTATAAAGTTGCATTGGAATTGGAAGCTACATCACAGTGTATTACTTAGCGATGTACTACTTATCATAAACAGTAGCAGAATCAGAATAGTAGATAATGTAGCCAGAATCATGATGATAAGAACTAGAATAATAGATACCATAACCAGAATAGTAGATACCATAACTAGAATAATCAGTAACAAGTATATATCCAACACAAAAAACGAACGTTTCCTCCTAAGAGAGACGTTCGTTTTTTGTGTGCGCTGCTGCATACTGGCGCTTTACAGTTTACCTATCAATCCCTCGCCGTATTCCTCGCAAAGAAAATCCACAGCGAGTACGCTGCTAACAATACAGCGATAATCATACCTGTCCACCAGACAGTCTGAATGTCTGGATGCTTGAGCGCAATTGCGATGTACGCCCATGTAAATACCAGCGGATAGATGCTATCCCGAAACCGATAGCTGATCACAATCGCCAGCAGTGCACCAACGATTAATCCAATGACTGACCAGACAGTCGGTGAAATTCCGAAACCTGTCCATTGATGACTCGACAGCGTGATCCCAATGTTCAGAATGGTCGCTACCGATACCCAGCCCATATAGATGCTGTACGGCAATTTGACCAGCCAGATTTGCCCTACTGTGGGACGCACGATCCGGCGAATCTTCACATACGGTACGATCAGTGTTACCAGCAACAGCAGAATGACCAGTACAGCAATCTCCAATTGCAGCGTATGCCACAGCATCAGCCAGCCCATATTGCAGAGCGAGTTCAGAATCAGCCACGGTCCAATCATTTGCACCGATTCTCGGCTGTCTTCCCGATTCC
Protein-coding regions in this window:
- a CDS encoding ABC transporter ATP-binding protein, translating into MSSAASSVQQPLLDIRNLKKYFPVKSGLLGRTVGHVKAVDDISLTIRPGETFGLVGESGSGKSTVGRTAIRLTDKTAGDVHFDGIDLYNVSPQELRRLRPRMQLIFQDPYSSLNPRVRIGDAIGEALLDHGLAPEHEIRERVQDVLASCGLSSYHIDRFPHEFSGGQRQRIGIARALILNPDLIIADEPVSALDVSIQAQIINLFSHLQETRGLTYLFISHDLSVVEHLCTTIGVMYLGSMVEKAPRDELFKHPLHPYTKALLSAVPIPIPRLKRERIVLKGDIPSPVNPPSGCKFHTRCPFAMQRCIEEIPEFREVAPDHQVACHLV
- a CDS encoding tryptophan-rich sensory protein, with the protein product MMLDKLNMYRWLNVLGIAGVLVVNYMASALRLFGRDTGEISDQYPLHITPSGYAFSIWMVIYLLLIGFLIYQFRNREDSRESVQMIGPWLILNSLCNMGWLMLWHTLQLEIAVLVILLLLVTLIVPYVKIRRIVRPTVGQIWLVKLPYSIYMGWVSVATILNIGITLSSHQWTGFGISPTVWSVIGLIVGALLAIVISYRFRDSIYPLVFTWAYIAIALKHPDIQTVWWTGMIIAVLLAAYSLWIFFARNTARD